CCACCAGGGCCGCCACCGCGTCGCAGATGGCCAGCACCAGGATGGAGGCCACGTAGAATTCGGGATGGCCCTGGTGGGTGGAGATCAGGAACACGATCCATACCGCCAGTGGGTAGTAGACTCCGCCGTTGGAAGGGCGATCCACATCGTGGATCGCCTGGAGACCACCCCAACGCTGGGTAGCCATCATGAGGGAGATGAACCCGAGCGCCAACAGGAACACGGACCAATGGCTGGAAAACAAGCGGGGGAACGCAAGGCAGATCATGCCGGTGCCCAGATGCACGAACTTGCGCGTGGTCTCGCCATCGGGGGTGCCCAGGCGCTTCCAGAGGTAGGCGATGAACATCAAGGCCGCGTTGGCGGCGGTGACCAGTCCGAGGCCGGGCAGATCGGAGAGGGGTATGGGCGAGGTCATCGGGATTTCCAGTGGGAATCGAGATGGAAGGAACCGTAGAACCAGGCGCGATCCCGGGCGTGGAGCGTTCGCGCCCTCTCATCCTCCGGCCGGAACAAATGGGGCGCCGAACGCGCAAGGGACCGGGGCGCGAGGAGGTTCCAGTAGGCGACAGAGGCCCCTGGCGACAAGCTGTTGGACAAGATCTGCGCCGATTCCATGGTCTGGAGTGGATCCATGTACTCGAAGATGTCCGAGAGGTTCGCGCCCTGGAAGGTGCCGTGTCGGGATGCCTCTTCCAGATCTCCCAGCAGGGGACGGATTGCATCCAGACGGTCGCGCAGGATCTCCACGCTTCGGGGCTGCAGCCACGGAGGGAGCGCGCGAGCGAAGGAGCCTTCGAGGATGTAGGAAAGCCACGGATTGTCGTGGGTGGGAAGCTCCACCAGGGCGTGGCGGGTGCGCTCGGCGATCCGTGCGGCCACGGGGCCGCGCACGTGATCGAAAAAGCTCGGGTCGCGACCCAGGCGCCCCAGCGACCAGCGCGAGAAGGCCAAGGAGAACAAAAAGCGCCAGCGTCGGTTGTTCCACGTCCGGCCGAAGAAGTTCTCGCGTGAAGCGCGATCCTTCGCTTCCAGCAGATCGGCGATGTCTCGCGATCCGTGCACCAGGGGGAGGACCCGTTTCCGGAAGGTCCGGAAGAATTCCTCGAAGCGACCCGCGTGCAAGGCGCCCCTGGCGATGTCCTGGGGGTGTTCGTCCCAAAATTCGCGTGTCGCGGGGTCGGCGAAGCGACGGATGGATTTCCAGGTTTCCAGGCGACGGAATTTGACTTCATCGGTGTTCGAGTCAATGCTGGAGCTGGCTCCCAGGAACTCTAGGAGGTTCGGGTAGGCCAATTCGCGCAGTGCCGCCAAGCGCAAGCCCAGACAAGCGAGTTGGGCGGGGTTCACGTCGAAAGCCACCACGTTGGCCGCTCCGGCGGCCAGCAGCGTGAGCGCGTTGTCGCCGGAGGAACAGATGGAAAGGAGCTTCTCCGAGCGGCTCGGTTGGAGTCCCTCCACCAACAGCTCGGGGTCTTCCCAGCAGTTGGCGTACCGGACGATGTCCATGCGGGCCTTGAGCTTGGCCATCAGGCGATTCCCCTTTCCAGGATCCGGATGGTTCCGGTGCCGCCATCGAATTCCACCAGGTCGCCATCGCACAATCGCGCGGTGAGGCCGGGAATGGAGACCACCGCGGGAATCCCCATTTCGCGGGCCACGATGGCCGAATGGGAAAGGAGACTTCCGCGTTCCACCAAAATTCCCATCGCTTGCGGAAACAGCGGGGCCCAACCCGGATCCGTGCGCACGGCGACCAGTATTCGTCCTGTCAGGTCGCCTGCGTCGGAGGGGTCCGTGACCACACGGATGCGAGCCCGCACGATGCCCGGCGAGCATCCCAGCCCTTGGAGATCCCCTTCGGAGTCCGTGGGGAGGCTCCGGTCTTTCGTGGATTCGAACAGGCACAGGCCTCCCATGCCGCGGGTGGTCGGGCGTTCGGAGGGAAGCTCGTTGGCTGCAAAACGCGAGGCTTCCGCTTTTCGCAACGCCACCAATCCAGGAAGGTCGGTGGTGAATCCTCGACCTTCCACGAAGTCGAAGATCTCGGGCATGGTCAGGAAAAACACATCTCGCTGGCTTGAAATCCTGCCCTCGCGTGCCAGACGCGTTCCCAATTCCAAGAAGATCCTTCGCACCACGCCGTAGGCCCGCGTACGTTCGAAGCGCAGGTTTTCCCGGTTCTTCACCAGCATTCGCGTGCGGTCCACCAGCCACCGCATCCACAGCCGCCGCAGGGTTTTGCCGGTCACCAGCTTCGACAATTCCTGTTGGGCCGCTTCCCGCGGGCTGGCCCCTTGTGCCGCTCCCTCGGAGACGACGCGGGCTTCCATGCGCACATAGGCCATGAGCTGTGCGGCGAACAAGACCGGATCCAAGGAGGGAGGGATCGATTCCAGCTTCAGTTCGCCCGGGCACCGTTCGCCCCAGCGGGCGAGGTGTTCCTTGCAGAGGCTCCAAAGGATCGGGGATTGTTGGAGTTTGGACAGGAATGTCGTTGCGGAATCTGTCAAGGCGGAGGTTTTCAAGCCCGGATCCGTTCCGCATCGGTCGGCGATCGAACGCAGGCTTTCCAACGGCAAGGTGGAGACGATCCCGCCTTCGCCGCCCAGCAACTGGTTGGCCAGGCGTTCCCCTTCGCTGGACATCTTGGACAGATTCTTTCGCAACACTCCATGGAAGATCATCGCGAAGAAATCGTTGACCAGAGGTGCCCGCCAGCCCTGGAGGAGGTCGCGCTCCAGATGGCGGTAGGCGTCCACCAGTTCCTGCGCGGTGAAGTCGGCCAGCGGAGTCTGGAAGAAAGTCTCCAGCACCCGGTCCACGCGGCGATGGAAGGCTTTGACTTCACGGGGCAAGGTCCCCCAGTTGCGTACCATGCCCCAGCAGGAACCCATCAACCGAAGCCACGGGTGGCGCTTGCTGCGGACCAGGTCCAGCGGAGGATCCAAGGGTTCGCGCACCCCCATCATCT
This DNA window, taken from Fibrobacterota bacterium, encodes the following:
- a CDS encoding DUF3419 family protein, with product MAKLKARMDIVRYANCWEDPELLVEGLQPSRSEKLLSICSSGDNALTLLAAGAANVVAFDVNPAQLACLGLRLAALRELAYPNLLEFLGASSSIDSNTDEVKFRRLETWKSIRRFADPATREFWDEHPQDIARGALHAGRFEEFFRTFRKRVLPLVHGSRDIADLLEAKDRASRENFFGRTWNNRRWRFLFSLAFSRWSLGRLGRDPSFFDHVRGPVAARIAERTRHALVELPTHDNPWLSYILEGSFARALPPWLQPRSVEILRDRLDAIRPLLGDLEEASRHGTFQGANLSDIFEYMDPLQTMESAQILSNSLSPGASVAYWNLLAPRSLARSAPHLFRPEDERARTLHARDRAWFYGSFHLDSHWKSR
- a CDS encoding phosphoenolpyruvate synthase, whose translation is MMHPHLFDASTALPGLDLVGGKAGRILSMEREGFRVPKPLAISREAFEAQCSDLTKAGNPTSESMRASMMDPALREALLASLPPDLGFGYAVRSSAVGEDDAEHSFAGQFKTVLGAKASEVHAAVLEVWASSFSVNAASYSRDAGRADAPLPMGVLIQPLLKPDHSGVAFGFDPVTGSRRTLAISSVQGFGEGLVSGELDADEFRLEGTKVRRVRQSATDASETSGLTDAQVVEIGQLVRRLEQRWGAHQDVEWCLCDRALHLLQTRPATTMHRIADPSDHARLWESANIVESYPGISSPLTLSFVRDVYGSVYREFCRIMGVEESVIAANETSFQMLGSLRGRIHYDLANWYRVLSLFPGYEINARFMEQMMGVREPLDPPLDLVRSKRHPWLRLMGSCWGMVRNWGTLPREVKAFHRRVDRVLETFFQTPLADFTAQELVDAYRHLERDLLQGWRAPLVNDFFAMIFHGVLRKNLSKMSSEGERLANQLLGGEGGIVSTLPLESLRSIADRCGTDPGLKTSALTDSATTFLSKLQQSPILWSLCKEHLARWGERCPGELKLESIPPSLDPVLFAAQLMAYVRMEARVVSEGAAQGASPREAAQQELSKLVTGKTLRRLWMRWLVDRTRMLVKNRENLRFERTRAYGVVRRIFLELGTRLAREGRISSQRDVFFLTMPEIFDFVEGRGFTTDLPGLVALRKAEASRFAANELPSERPTTRGMGGLCLFESTKDRSLPTDSEGDLQGLGCSPGIVRARIRVVTDPSDAGDLTGRILVAVRTDPGWAPLFPQAMGILVERGSLLSHSAIVAREMGIPAVVSIPGLTARLCDGDLVEFDGGTGTIRILERGIA